The following are from one region of the Polynucleobacter sp. MWH-CaK5 genome:
- a CDS encoding TAXI family TRAP transporter solute-binding subunit — translation MKKQFQQITQRLLEPPMLYALPVLIILFLGLLIWFLVPTPPKKIVMTTGAENGLYYRFGQQLAKELAKEKITLEVLPSAGSLENIERLNQPNSKFHVGILQGGVGQVSENPNISALASVFDEQVWIFYRKSAFKEPLTKITQLENKTLSIGMPGSGTRDLGLKLLELNQVDVKSEKPTIKLKEFTASQSLKALNANELDAVMLVSGPQAPIVLEYLRSPNLAVMSFEQADAYTVRLPFLKKVTVPRGVINLAEDLPRKDISILAAPAALAVSEDIHPALITPLMRAMDASISQLGLLQKESDYPSENGFAWPHNDDAKHYLKTGPSFLHRHLPFWSVVWVERAIRIILPLLAILIPLFNFLPKLIAMGVDAKTSAVYKKLRVLELAVAANPKKSWQEEWQALQSQALAMRVPKKYAVKVYELRMYLQMVGDKLGK, via the coding sequence ATGAAAAAACAATTCCAACAAATCACCCAGCGTTTACTTGAACCGCCAATGCTTTACGCGCTGCCGGTCTTGATCATTCTTTTTCTGGGTTTGTTGATTTGGTTTTTGGTGCCAACGCCACCTAAAAAGATTGTGATGACAACTGGGGCTGAGAATGGTCTCTATTACCGTTTTGGGCAACAGTTAGCGAAAGAGCTCGCCAAAGAAAAAATCACTTTAGAAGTTTTGCCATCAGCCGGCAGTTTAGAAAACATTGAACGTTTGAATCAGCCCAATTCAAAATTCCATGTCGGAATTCTGCAAGGGGGAGTTGGTCAAGTCTCTGAGAACCCAAACATATCTGCTTTAGCTTCCGTTTTTGATGAGCAGGTCTGGATTTTCTATCGCAAGTCAGCCTTTAAAGAGCCTCTCACAAAAATTACGCAATTAGAAAATAAAACACTGTCCATTGGAATGCCAGGCAGTGGCACACGTGACTTGGGATTGAAGTTGTTAGAGCTCAATCAAGTGGATGTGAAGTCAGAGAAGCCGACCATCAAGCTCAAAGAGTTCACGGCTTCACAAAGCCTCAAAGCATTGAATGCCAATGAGCTAGATGCAGTGATGTTGGTCAGTGGCCCACAGGCACCAATTGTTTTGGAATATCTGCGTAGCCCCAACTTAGCAGTGATGAGTTTTGAGCAAGCCGATGCTTATACGGTTCGCCTACCTTTTTTAAAGAAAGTAACAGTTCCAAGGGGGGTGATCAACTTGGCGGAGGATCTTCCTCGCAAAGACATCTCTATATTGGCGGCTCCAGCAGCTCTGGCTGTCAGTGAAGACATCCATCCTGCCTTGATCACACCTTTGATGAGAGCCATGGATGCAAGCATCAGTCAGTTGGGTCTTTTACAAAAAGAAAGTGACTATCCCTCAGAAAATGGCTTTGCTTGGCCACACAATGATGATGCAAAACATTATCTTAAAACTGGACCATCTTTCTTGCACCGTCACTTACCATTTTGGAGTGTGGTTTGGGTTGAAAGAGCGATTCGTATCATCTTGCCTTTATTGGCCATCTTGATTCCATTATTTAATTTTTTACCCAAGCTAATTGCTATGGGTGTGGACGCGAAGACCTCTGCGGTTTATAAAAAATTGCGAGTTCTTGAATTAGCAGTGGCAGCCAATCCTAAAAAATCATGGCAAGAAGAATGGCAGGCGCTGCAATCCCAAGCATTGGCTATGAGAGTGCCGAAAAAATATGCTGTGAAGGTTTATGAATTGAGAATGTACTTGCAGATGGTCGGAGATAAATTAGGCAAGTGA